ttggggtatgacagctgcccctgttcaattatcttaaacctgaagatgtagaatggtttgtatgccagtcggtatctgaaggtggaagatgattgaacactagaataccaagaaattttcctttgtcggggatgggcttgaggatgccatccagtaaatcatgcattagattatgtttggagtgtttgagaagtagttgtttgatcgttgatcgttacggaactacttttagtttttgaaaagttggttgtttaaggaatcgtccgagatatcgacttaaatctgaagatagattgttaaggaaccgtccaaggtatcgacttaactctgaataTAGGTGGTTAAGGaactgtccaaggtatcgacttaactctaaaggtggatcattaaggaaccgtccaaggtatcgacttaactccaaagatagatcattaaggaaccgtcaatggtgtcgacttagatctgatggtagattgttaaggaaccgtccaaggtatcgacttaactctgaaggtggatcattaaggaaccgtccaaggtatcgacttaactccaaaggtagatcattaaggaaccgtcaaaggtatcgacttagatctgaagataGATAATGTTTATTTTTGACTGCAgtagtaacctgaaaaaggtaaagttagttttctttatgccatgtcatgatgcatgcaatgtgtctgtgtgacgggattctcaaaataaatgagaacctcgcaTGTTATGTATGCACTTGTCGCGATGTtttatatattatgtatgaacgtgtatgcaattgtatgaatatgtttatgacatgttgTCTTGATTTGAggaaataaatctctgtatccttaaagatgctcagctgtggatttatggtttctgcttggggatgatcagtaatttgatgtaccctgatttagagatattGATAAACCATGTTGAAGAAGAGCAACATGTTGGATGACCAGTGGTGTTGGAGATGtaagctctgttggggagccCTTGTCTTCGTTGagacgagaacttttgaagatatcttcctgatgattactttgtggggatatgatcttctgGCTCTGTGGGGATTCCTTCAGATTTGAAAGAAGGACTTCTGGGTTACTTTAGACATTGTCTCCTCGCCTTTCCTACCTAATGATCTAATAGATATTTTTACGAAAgcaaagataaatgataatcatgttcatatgcatatgttcgtTCCAAGTTaacattggacgtttgcgtattcgagaAAGAAATGAAAAATTTGAAGTAAAGAAagtaacttgtattaagaaaaGCCATGAATAGGCAGAATAGAGAacattgtgtgtttttgaaaaaagtacagaataaaaacaaaggaaaaatagctatGTAGaaaacaatcctattgagtttcaattctgctattgctattatgtcttcgagcatctcatcccatgcttgttggagaaagatgattgaattGTTCTGAGCCCtttaaacttgattgatgagagatatgaacgagacatagtcgtacgctttgatccttaacttttgcctaggctgccttttcaggttttcagcctaccaggatacccttttttgcccaagtcgccctttcgggttttcaacttgacgggtgtacattttttttatatatatccctaacttttgcccaaacccttttggtttgtcgggatgcccttatttttgcctaggtacgtcgacctagcgggtcttttttatgcgtagtattttttgactatgtcagcgttTACGGGATGCggaaagtcttcgccatccatggtagtgagtatcattgctcctccagagaatattttcttgattacgaatggtccttcatacgtgggcgtccacttgcccctaggatctccttgtggtagaataatcctctttataaccaagtcaccagtctgataagcttgttgtttgactcttttgttaaatgccttgatcatacgcttctgatataattgtccatgacaaacagccgcgagcctcttttcgtcaatcaggtttatctgatctagtcgagtctgaatccattTGTCTTCGTCTAGCTCtgcctctttcatgatccttaaagATGGAATCTGAACTTCGATCGGTAAcacagcttccataccatagactagtgagaacggggttgccccagttgatgtacgtgcggaggtacggtaaccatgaagagcaaatggtaacatctcgtgccaatccttgtaagtcacagtcattttctgcacaatcttcttgatattcttgttggcggcctccacagcgccattcatctttggtctataaggaggaGAGTTATGGTGTTTGATATTGAATTGTGTGcagagctcagtaatcatcttattgttcaaattggtaccattatcagtgataatcctttcggggatgccatatcGATAGATGAGATTgtgtttaatgaatcgagccaccacattcttagttacggaagcaaaggaagcagcttctacccatttggtgaagtaatcaatggctactaggatgaaacgatgtccattggaggcagtaggtttgatttctccgatcatatcaatgccctacattgcaaaaggccaaggagcagtcagaacattcagaggaacaggaggcacatgtactttgtcggcgtatatctggcatttgtgacatgttctagaatgttggtgacagtcagcttccatagtggaccagtagtatCCGGCTCTTAGAATCTTTttggccatagtatgtccactagaatgagttccaaaggtacCATCATGCAGGTCTTCCATGATCTcttcagcttccttcttgttcacacaacgaagcagggttgaatcatgattgcgtttgtataaggttccattgcttaagaagaacttggatgcgaaccttcttaagaacttcttgtcattgatagatgccccttcagggtattcttgagtctcgaggtatctttttacttcgtgaAACCACGGCTTTTCTTCGACCTCATCAGTAACTATCTCGTAACAGTGTGCAGGTTCGTCATGTCTTCTTATGGTAACTACAGGAGCCTCATTATCccatctgactttgaacatggatgacatagtagccaACGCATCAGCTAGTTggttctcttctcggggaatatgttcaaaagtaatctcttcgaaaTATGTAATTAAGGACAACACCAATTCTttataaggcatgagattaggatgcttcgtgtcccattctcctctGACTTGACTGATGACTAAGGCGGAGTCCCCATATACTTCTAGGAATTTGATCCTCAGGTCGATAGCAGCTCGGAGTCCTAAaatacacgcttcatactcagccatattgttggtacaatcgaaACATAACCTTGCGGTGAATGGAGTGTGTCCACCTTTAGGAGAGATAATCACtgcgccaataccattaccagGTGCATTTGAAGCTCCatcgaaaaccatagtccatcaggatccaggttcaggtccttcatccggaccaggCTCTTCACAATCAGTAACAaacataacatcttcatctggaaattcaaaaatcaTGGATTGATAGTCGTCCACAGCTTGTTGTGCCAAATGATCCGCCACTacgcttcctttgattgctttttgagtcgtatattggatgtcatacttggttaatatcatttgccatctcgctattcgtccagagagagcgggcttttcgaacacgtatttgataggatccattctagagatcaataaagtggtatggttcagcatatactgtcttagtcggcgagtagcccatgccaaagcacagcaagttttctcgagcagtgagtatcttgtttcatagtcggtaaactttttgctaaggtagtatattgcatgctcttttcgaccagactcgtcatgttgccccagtacgcaccccattgagttctctagcacggttaagtacataattagaggtcttccttcaacaggtggtatcataatcggaggttcttgcaggtattcttttattttgtcaaaagcttcttgacattggtcgttccacTTCACCACTTGATCTTTTCTCAATAATTTGAAAATTGGCTCGCAAGTAGCAgtcagatgggagataaatctGGCAATGTAGTTCAAACGTCCTAGGAATCCTCTAACCTCTTTCTCGTATCTTggagcaggcatctcttgtatagcttttacctttgcaggatcgacttcaatacctctAATACTAATAACAAAACCCagcagcttaccagaccttacgccaaaggtgcacttgttcggattcagtctcagcttgtacttcttcaacctatcaaacaatttTTGCAAGTGAtctagatgttcttcttcagtgttggattttgcaatcatatcatcgacatagacctctatctctttgtggatcatatcatggaacaaggCTACCATCGCACGTTGGTATGTTGCCCcaacattcttcaacccaaatggcatgaccttgtaacagaaggtgccccaaggcgtagtgaaagttgtcttttccatgtcttcgggagccatctttatCTGATTGTAACCtaagaaaccatccatgaaagagaacaccttgcattgtgcagtactatcaaccagaatatcgatatgcggtaatgggaaatcatctttcgggcttgctcgattcaaatctctatagtctacacacattctgacttttccatccttcttgggtacgggtactatattggcgatccatggcggataactcacaactttcaagaACCCAAcattgaattgtttctcgacctcttctttgattttctgagccatgtccggtctgcttcttcgtaacttctgtttaaccgggGGACTATTTTCTTTGATCGGTATTCGGTGGACTATAATATCAATATCGagtccaggcatatcttcgtaggaccaagcaaagatctcaacattgtctcgtaacatcttgATCAATCTTTGTTTAACAACATCCcctaattcagcccctatcttgatctctttcttttcttcattagtaCCTATGTTCACCATCtcgattggctcttcgtgcggatgtatagtcttctcttcttgctctaataatctggcaagttctctaggcacttcacaatcttcctcaccttcgtcctcagcttggtagatcggattttcaaagtcagatttagcaatagcagagtcgttatcaataggatccagggTGGATGTGAATCTGCAGtacattatgtgggtgtgtgtaaggaaacatagctataaaagtaaagcaaggaaataaaacgaacacacaattttgaatacgaaatgtccaatgctttattgaatgaaaatatgcttatgaaatgacaagccctaacaatggaccattgtgcctcgggcggGACACAAGGcttttagagtttattgtttatcgaaatacagaaattaaaattGGAAATATAAAGGAAAGCAGGAAATAAACTAAGAATGGAAATTACTCCTGattataggagatagaaacaatgtcttcagtcttccagttgtccagtcctttgtctgatgtagggaaGACCCATTTGTCCAGGTTGCAGTTGTATTCGTCTTCACTTATAGCGTTGACCCCCTTGCTGATAAAATGATACTTTAGACCCTCGGGACGAGGATGTTTTTCTCCATCTTGAtctttagcagtgcagcctaaaccccatttgttggacttgtaaggaatatcaggaagttgcccccagatagtgcagccaccttcttctaccacagccctagcatcTTTCAGTGAAGCCATAGTCGAAGGAATTCTAGTCACTTTAGGAACAGTCTCGGCAGGCTTAGTCTCAAAAATTACTTGAGGGACCAACTCGAATGCTTGACGGGGAGTCTCAGAACCTTCTATAGTGAGCTCAACATACTTAGTTCATTTACGAAGCTCACTACATACTCTTCTTCGCCATGAACAGTAAcaatcttgccttttgcagggtatttcagtttctgatggagagtCGATGTCAcaacatttgccccatgtatccaaggacgcccAAGTAAACATGAATAAGCAggatgaatgtccatcacatagaacacggTATTGAAATTTTGGGAACCCactctgatcgggagctcaaTTTCACCATGTACAGCACTCATTGATCCATCAAAAGCTTTGACAATCACATCACTAGATTTCAGCGTAGCTCCTTCAGGGCGGAGTTTGTCCAATACCATCGTAGGCAGCACATTTAGAGATGAACCATTATCCACTAGAACATGGGCCAGAgtggtgcccccacattcaatggagatgtgtagcGCCTTATTATGGTTCTTTCCACTAGGACctagatcagcatcagaaaacccaagatAGTTCTCTGTCGTCAGGTTTGTAATGCAATTCTCAAGTTGATTGACAAAGATATCTTGAGGCACATGGGAAGcttctagaaacttcatcatggctttggcatgAATTTTGGAACAGCTCAGCAGTGACAGCATggagatcttggaaggagtatgccccatttgttcaacaatatcataatcactcttgcgaatgatcttcaggaactcatttgtATCGTCAGATGGTGGGTCTTCAGTGACAGTCTCAGGTTCATGCAATGGTCTTTTACCACGAGCATCAGCATTTGGAGTAACAGTAACGGCAGGTGAAGCAGTGTTcggagaaatctctggagaaaacacccttccacttcttgtcactttactagtcCCAGCAATATTAACCACATCAGGATTGGCAGGATTGGCATCTTCGGGCACTTTATCAGATTCGAGTTCTTGCTTATTTCCTTGAATATAAACTTCAGCACCATAGTTCCAGGGGATGGCTTTTTCAGAAGAATACGGCATCGGACCAGGTTTAGTGATAACaatcggagccacacggggttcagcagaaatcttgaaaggagccttagTAGGGATTTTTAGTGGAGCTCTGGAAATTACGGACACGTCTTCGATCTTCAAGCCATGAGAGAAACCTTCGCATAACTCTTCAACAGAAGGGATCCTCTCAAACATGATagtacgacgatccatccatttttgaattcctctcttcagattttcacaaccattgggtaggcgTGCGCAATAATAGCAATCAGGATCAC
The Vicia villosa cultivar HV-30 ecotype Madison, WI linkage group LG6, Vvil1.0, whole genome shotgun sequence genome window above contains:
- the LOC131613868 gene encoding uncharacterized protein LOC131613868: MVFDGASNAPGNGIGAVIISPKGGHTPFTARLCFDCTNNMAEYEACILGLRAAIDLRIKFLEVYGDSALVISQVRGEWDTKHPNLMPYKELVLSLITYFEEITFEHIPREENQLADALATMSSMFKVRWDNEAPVVTIRRHDEPAHCYEIVTDEVEEKPWLITGGDGRSSAVIDKVVFERFSTSSSVSMRT